The Candidatus Poribacteria bacterium genomic interval GGCTTGAAAAGTGTTGTCATAGGACAAGGTGATACATACGAAGAAAGTTTTGAGGATGTAACCTCTGCAATTCGGTTTTATATTGAGACTTTCGGGAAAGAAGAACTCGAAGTTGAGGAACCTGCTTTGGACGTTTTTGTAACTGAAGTGAGTATCTGATTGATGCCGCGTTTTCCAACAGACACCCATAAAATAGAGTTATCCGTGCGTTAGAGCGATTGGGATATAGTATAACGTGAGTTTGATATTAAACACGTAGGTTGGGTTGAAGGGGAAACTTCTAAAGATCGCACACTGCGACTGGTTTTTAGGAGCATCTGAAACGCTAAGATTATCAATATACGAGTGAAACCCAACGCTTTTTCCATTTTAAAGCATTTGGATTGTTGGGTTTCGCTGTCTTTGCGTATACCAACGGAGTATTGGAAGTTGGGCACTTGGGTATAAACACAGCGGCTGGCAACTTACCGTTCAACCCCAACCTACGCCTATATGGGCATTTTTATTTTTAAACTCACGTTAGTATAGGAATTGTACAAGCGTTCAGAAAACAGCACTGACGTGAAAAGACCCAAATTTTAATTTGCACAAGTGCAAGGATTGTGTTATAATTTGTTTTAAAGTCTTGTAGTGTTAACATCTTAAAGGAAATCATAATATGGCAATAATGATTCCAGATCAAATTTCTGACAGGGCACCACAGTCAGAAAAAATTATATTTGAAAACCTCATGCACGCTCCCGAGGCCAGAGAATGGGTAATTTTTTATTCAACACATGTGGACAATCCGAGTGATGCTACAAAACCCTACGAGATTGATTTCCTTATCATTATTCCTGAGTACTGTGCTGTTATCTGCTTGGAGACAAAAGGCGG includes:
- a CDS encoding type II toxin-antitoxin system HicB family antitoxin, producing MQPFKIIVEKHTDGYVAYPLGLKSVVIGQGDTYEESFEDVTSAIRFYIETFGKEELEVEEPALDVFVTEVSI